The Corylus avellana chromosome ca8, CavTom2PMs-1.0 genome has a segment encoding these proteins:
- the LOC132190585 gene encoding uncharacterized protein LOC132190585 isoform X2 (The sequence of the model RefSeq protein was modified relative to this genomic sequence to represent the inferred CDS: added 78 bases not found in genome assembly) → MESDIEESLRKRHRKNPFTGDSSSRKQFEQLAARPFVMGEVNFMQEEDIRLETTRARFSNVLKRQGELTERLSRDSDKTIFERLQKEFEAARASQTEEICLDGEEWNDGLLATIRERVHMEADRKALPGDANMASGPHFQEKITYKVGSKVICCLEGARIGIQYETSFAGEPCELYHCVLESKSFLEKMTVLEHTIPFFLPVREAENDLLSSNAMKFIDYVGELLQAYVDRREQVRLIKELYGNQIKELYHSLPYHMVEFVLDDSEWLQGNSKS, encoded by the exons CAATTTGAACAGCTTGCGGCACGACCATTCGTAATGGGAGAAGTG AATTTTATGCAAGAAGAAGACATTCGGTTGGAGACAACACGAGCTAGAT TTTCAAATGTTCTCAAAAGGCAAGGAGAATTAACAGAGCGTCTTTCTAG GGATTCTGACAAGACGATATTTGAGCGTCTACAAAAAGAATTTGAGGCTGCTCGTGCTTCTCAAACTGAAG agATTTGTTTAGATGGTGAAGAATGGAATGATGGGCTATTAGCAACAATAAGAGAGCGG GTTCACATGGAGGCGGACAGAAAGGCACTGCCAGGGGATGCAAACATGGCATCAGGTCCtcattttcaggaaaaaattacttataaagttgGAAGTAAG GTGATTTGTTGTTTGGAAGGGGCAAGAATTGGCATACAATATGAGACTTCTTTTGCAG GAGAACCTTGTGAGCTATATCACTGTGTGCTTGAAAGCAAATCATTTCTTGAAAAGATGACCGTCCTTGAACACACTATTCCCTTTTTCTTACCAGTACGAGAAGCAGAAAATGATCTTCTTTCTTCCAATGCCATG AAATTTATAGATTATGTTGGAGAACTTTTGCAGGCTTATGTGGATAGGCGAGAACAG GTTCGGCTTATCAAGGAGTTGTATGGAAATCAAATTAAAGAATTGTATCATAGCCTTCCATACCACATGGTTGAGTTTGTACTAGATGATTCTGAGTGGTTG CAAGGTAACAGTAAGTCTTAG
- the LOC132190610 gene encoding uncharacterized protein LOC132190610, with protein MQPQQSSRIDLVDLKAQIVKKLGVNKAKLYFSHLNRFLSDKLGKSQFESFCIRAFGRENLPLHNQFIISILKNACQAKTPPPIYLPGPQKSVIQAPNSSPVGEDVHEQGGAVFPNQNQNVPVWSNGVLPVSPRKGRSGIRDRKLRDRPSPLGPNCKVECVSHQSMGAEDSNSKVNMENGDLTPFDYQRPGQHLQAVAELHENEREGAVQRPAEKPRIHGKDQNAVAVIEDGEEVEQSNRTSFYRSPLLAPLGIPFCSASVGGSRKVMPLGSSGDFGSCYDSGGLSDTETLRKRMEQISAAQALGGVSMECANMLNNMLDVYLKRLIRSCVELVGVRSTHEPKKHTVHKQLTQGKIINGMWPSNHVHMQSSGGPVEVMQEQRPQGSISLLDFKVAMELNPQQLGEDWPLLLEKINMQAFEE; from the coding sequence ATGCAACCTCAGCAGAGCTCGAGAATTGATTTGGTTGACTTGAAAGCTCAGATAGTGAAGAAGCTTGGGGTTAATAAGGCGAAATTGTACTTTTCTCACTTGAATAGGTTTTTGAGTGACAAATTGGGCAAGAgtcaatttgaaagtttttgcaTTCGGGCTTTTGGGAGAGAGAATCTTCCACTGCACAATCAGTTCATTATTTCAATCTTGAAGAATGCATGCCAAGCCAAGACCCCGCCACCAATTTATTTACCAGGTCCTCAAAAATCTGTGATACAAGCTCCAAACAGTTCTCCTGTTGGGGAGGATGTGCATGAACAAGGTGGGGCTGTTTTTCCGAATCAGAATCAAAATGTACCAGTTTGGTCGAATGGTGTTCTGCCAGTGTCCCCACGAAAGGGTAGGTCTGGGATACGTGATAGGAAGCTCAGGGATAGGCCAAGTCCACTTGGACCAAATTGCAAGGTCGAGTGTGTCTCACATCAATCCATGGGAGCAGAAGATAGCAATAGTAAGGTTAATATGGAAAATGGTGATTTGACTCCATTTGATTATCAGAGACCGGGGCAGCATCTTCAAGCAGTTGCTGAGCTACATGAGAATGAAAGGGAGGGTGCTGTTCAGCGGCCTGCCGAAAAGCCAAGGATACATGGTAAAGATCAGAATGCAGTAGCTGTTATTGAAGATGGGGAAGAGGTGGAGCAGTCAAACCGCACGAGTTTCTATAGAAGTCCTCTACTTGCACCCCTTGGGATTCCGTTTTGCTCAGCTAGTGTAGGTGGGTCCCGCAAAGTTATGCCATTGGGTAGCAGTGGTGATTTTGGTAGTTGTTACGATAGTGGTGGATTGTCTGATACGGAGACTCTGAGAAAACGCATGGAGCAGATTTCAGCAGCACAGGCCCTTGGAGGCGTTTCTATGGAATGTGCTAATATGTTGAATAATATGTTGGATGTGTACTTGAAGCGGTTAATCAGGTCTTGTGTTGAGTTGGTGGGAGTACGGTCTACACATGAGCCAAAAAAGCACACTGTCCACAAGCAGCTGACTCAAGGCAAAATTATCAATGGCATGTGGCCAAGTAATCATGTACATATGCAGAGTAGTGGTGGGCCTGTGGAAGTTATGCAGGAGCAAAGACCCCAGGGCTCAATATCTTTGCTTGATTTTAAAGTTGCCATGGAGCTGAATCCTCAGCAGCTTGGGGAAGATTGGCCATTGCTGCTGGAGAAAATTAATATGCAGGCATTTGAAGAATGA